tcttgGGGGTTTAGCCAAAGACTTCATCCGGCACTTGATGGAGAAGGATCCAGAGAAGAGGTTCACCTGTGAACAGGCCTTGCAGCACCCGTGGTGAGAGCTCCCACAAGCTGCAAGCTGGGGTGGGGTCTGGGGCCCTCAAGCCTGTTTCTGCCTTCACAGACAACCCTCCACACACCCCCATCCTAGGATTGCAGGAGATACGGCTCTGGATAAGAATATTCACCAGTCCGTGAGTGAGCAGATCAAGAAGAACTTTGCCAAGAGCAAGTGGAAGGTGAGCCCACATCCCTAGTCTTGGGTCTCAGCATCCtcaggcctcctccccaccccactccagacCTCAGCCCCCACAGCACCTATCATCAAGTCAAGCACACAGTAACTGCTCAGGGATGCTTACTGAAGAATctcgttcactcattcattcaacactcCCTGACACCTACTCTACCCCAGTGACAGTCCAAGTCTAGAGGGAGAACAGTATAATTCTTATAGACATCTACTCTAATCTATGAGGTCCTGGAAGGGATGGATGTAGGGTTGCTGATGGCCTGACAGACCTATTCGACCTGACAGCTGAGTGGGAATTAGCCAGGTACAGCAGAATCATGTCTGAGGCATAGGGAACTGGTATGCAGAAGGTCAGGGGCAAGAGAAAGAGTGTGGCCACTCAGGAAAGTGCAAATGTTCAGTAAGCCTGGATGGACTGGAGGGGCTACAGGGCAGGAGCCCAGACTGGAAATGCAGGTAGAGGCCTCAAGTGCCACAGTGGAGAACGGACTCAGTCCTGAAGATAATGGGGGAGCCCCAGAAGGATTTTCAGCAGTAATCTACCTTCCAGAAAGGGCTCTCACAGTGCAGAGGGAGGCATGGACTTAAGGCTGGGAGACCCCTTCTGAGGCTATGGTAGAGATGTGGGCAGATGGGGAGGGCTTAGACCAGAGAATAGCAGATGGCTCAGGAGTCCTTTAGGATGTAGAAATGACAAGAAGTGATGGTAGaagagacattggcagagagagGCGATCAAGGGGTGGCCTAATATCTTGGATAGGGAAATGGTGAATGGTGGTATTATCACTGAGATGGGGATTCCAGGGGCACATACTTAGGGGGGGGTGATGATTTTGGTTTTGAGGGATATGCAGGACACCTCTGTGGATATGTTGAAGAGAAAATGATACACACACATCTGGGCAAGTAatttagcctctctgtgcctcagttttctcctatgGCAATGGTGACACTAACATTGCCTACCTCAAAGACctctgtgaagattaaatgaattgctaaataaagtgcttagaacagtgcctgacatataatgTTGTATTAAGggtttgcaatgatgtgaatatGAATCAATTATACATAAAGGGCTATATATacttgttcatatatatatacccatcttacatatatgcatatatgtttgtatgaatatataatatggcTGTATGTCATTTAATAAAGCCTGGTAGTGGTTTCAGGGAAGTCTTAGGGGATCAACCAATAACAcctgaatgaaaataataaaaccactgTAAGAATCCCCCAGTAGACCTGTCACATGATCTCCCACTCTCAAAagtcccttctccttctccccacagcAAGCTTTCAATGCCACGGCCGTGGTGCGGCATATGAGGAAGCTCCAGCTGGGCACCAGTCAGGAGGGGCAGGGACCGACGGCAAGCCACGGGGAGCTGCTGACGCCAGCAGCTGGGGGTGAGGACCAGTGCTCTGTGGAAGGGCATAAGTGGTCCCTGAAGAGGCATCCAGGCTGGAGTGGAGGGTCTGCTCCTGCAGCCaactctgttctctctccccaTGTAGGGCCAGCGGCTGGCTGCTGCTGTCGAGATGGCTGCGTGGAGCCGGGCCCAGAACTGTCCCCTACGCTGCCCCCGAAGTTCTAGGGCCCTAGATTCAGGGTCCGACCCCTTTGTGTGGGAGCGGTTGGGGCAGcctgctccccttccctccccaaattGGAGAGTTACCCTGCTCCactgcctccccacccctttccctATCACTCCTCCACTGCATTTTCCATacaaatgtttctattttattgttctttcttgTAATAAAGGGAAGAGATAAAAACATAGGTAGCACCGTCTCCCCAGATAATCCTCACCCCACATTGCTGTGCAAACTGCTTCATTTGAGTGGACCCGGCCTCTGAGGTAGTTGCAGGAAGCTCCCTTCCCAGCAAGAGGCTGGATGGCAGAGGGAAGTTGGGAAAGGTACTTGGGGAAATCCCTTTGTCCAGTGTCCCCCACCTAGCTTTCTAGGTCTGTAGATCTCCTGCGCTTTGCTGATGGCTCCTGAGCTCGGTGGGGTTGGCGCAGGTCAGCACTGAACAGGACCTGGGGGCAGAGGAATGGATAATGTGTGAGGTCAGGGTATACGGGGTCAGAGCTGGTAGGGCTGGTGGCAGTGTGGAGAGGTACAAGACTTCAGGGGGAGCAGGGTTGGGGCAAGGAGCGTCCACTAGAGTCAGGGCTGGGATGGGTGAAGAGTCCTGTAGGACCACCTGgaatagtggtggtggtggaggagtgGACTAAGTCAGGGCTGAGGGGGAGGAGTCCTAAGGAGTCTGGGccagatgaagaggaggaggaggaggaggaggagcagaagcttCAGTATACTTACTGCTTGGGCCCAGCCAGCATAAGGTCCCCACAGACTCCGGAAAAAGTTTCCTACACCAGAAAGTGATAAGGCAAAATTAACTGGCCCTCCTATTCCCAGTCCACAGGAGTGGGATTTTGTGGAGAGGTGTGAAAACTTTTTACCACCTCAACCCACTACCAGCCCCAGCATCCCACTCTCTCCTTACCCAGTTCCTTGTTAGTCTGGGGGCTTGGACCCTTGGCCTGGGATGTGCTGGGGTGCCAGCTATAGTCACGCTGGGCAATCTGCCACACGTGGACATCCACGGGCACGGCCTGGGGCTTGTCTAGGGCCATCAAGCAGATGCAGTCAGCCAcctttgagagaaaaagagtgagccACGGAGGAGGAATGATAGGATCCGGCCAGTATCCTGCTTCTGGTCCCAAAGCTGTTTCCTTCTCCACTCTGAggttactattattttatattctacatCAATATATACCCTCTTGTAATAGCTTTAAAATAGCTATGATGAGAGTTCTACTGCGTGAACATCTACGTGGGCCAGGTTCTCATCATAACCTGAAAGAAGACAGTACTATATCCATTCTACAAACAAGAAAATGGAGGTTCAGAAAGGCGAAGGGACTTGGCCAAGGTTACATGGCCAGGAAGAGGTAGAACCCAGATTTACTGTTAGGCTGAAGTTCAGAGtctattaaaaaaagttttttaaacaaaaattcattttttaaactacagagaagtataaagaaggaaataaatggcCAATTCCCAATCATCTTACTGCTAGCAAACCTTGTTGATACTAAACAAAAACTCTTATAAGTACAGGTAATTTCAAGATAAGAACATGAAAAGGGgaaacatctttccatttgtcttcCCAAAGGTAACCAGTATTAAGTTTCCTAGGATTCCTTCTGGAAATTTCTGTATAAATATACCAGTGTATATGTGCACCTGAAcaaatgacctttttaaaaaatacactcacGGGACAACGTTCTCTATACTCTTtctgaaatttgcattttctctaGTAAAACACCTGCTcatatcctttctcttcttgctctGCCTCCAGAAGCCCAGCATGTACCAGCTCTCAGGCCTGCCTTAtctcctctgctgctctctgcaTGGGTGATAAGGGTAGCTTCTATCCCCCTGGGACCTCACCTTGGTGCCCACCCCGGGCAAGGTGCACAGGGCCTTGTGGGCCTCCTCGTAGGGGGCCTTGCGCAGCTGCTGCAGCCAGGGCAGCCCGCCCTGTTCTTCTAGGATGGCTCGGGCACTGGCACTCACGTAGCGGGCACGGTACCCCAGGCCCAGCTTCCTGAGCTGAGCCTCTACTTCTGGCCCTGTTGGGGGTACAGAGGGTAGGATTCAGGCATCTTCAAATACTTCCTATCTTCCAGCTAGTGTGTGAACCCTCTTCCCCACAGGAATGCTTTTCCTAAGCACCCCTCTCCCACCTCATCGCCCCCTGGGAGGCCCCAGGACACTTACATGTGCAAAGGAAAGGGTTCAAACTTGGGTTCTGCCCCTCTACAAATGTTTTCTGAGCACCTACCACCCAGTTTTGGGTACTAGAAGAGGGACTGAGAAGGACACGCTGCCCTGGAGGAACTTTCTAAAGTACATTCACGCCCATAATCTCAAATAATAACCATAATAACAATGATAGCTTCTATTATCAAGTGCTGGGTATCTTGTGCTGGCAAAGTGCTTTAGGTATATTATCACGCTTTTTTCAAGGACCCTGATAACAATACCGTTATTTAGGTTAATAACTTGTTCAagaggggtatctgggtggctcagtcggttgagcatttgccttctgctcaggccatggtcttggggtcctgggatcgtggggttccctgctcagcagggagtctgcttctctttctctctctctctctctctctccccccgcttgtgtttgctctctctcctgctcaaataaataaaatctttaaaaaaattttttaaataaataaataaataataacttagaaaaaaaaataacttgctcaagaaaGGACATGGGATCTTGCACCCAGGTCTGGGAAACCAAAGCCCCTGCTCTTAGACCATTAGAGTACCCTACCTCATGACTGCTTTGGTCACCACTCAAATCCTTCTGGATAGAAAGGATTATTCCCATCCTACAAACAAGAGAAGCTTGAATAGGTAAATCAATTCTTTTGGTCTTATAACTACTAAACTGGGGGCTGAGGCCCATGACTgggtttctattttttccccccaagactGGGTTTCTAAGTaccaaaaacattttcttttctctaggtgGCGTATCTCCTTGCTGTGTGGTCCCTAAGCACTTCTCCTAGCTTTATTCTCACATCTGCCAACTGATATACTTGCCTCTGTAAAATACTCGCCTTACAGAGCTGCTATGAAGAACACTTATGTTCTTGAATGCAAAATTGTTGGGTTCACTGTAGAGATAGCAACTTAAATTTTTTGCATAATTCCTGGATGTCAAACACTGCCCTAGGTGCAGGATGTGTATTTCTTTACTTCACCCTTGTGGCAACTGATAGGTAGGTGTCATTATTATCCTGttccacagatgaagaaactgacacAGAGAGACTAAATAATGTGCTCAAGATCATATAGTTAGACGCCAAGAATTCAGACAGACCTAGGCAGTCTTCTCCAGAATGAGTGCTCTTAACCCCAAAGTACTGTATACCATATACAGTTGGTTTTTTTGACGAAGCATTGAACTCCTGGGGTATGAAGCAAAGACTGGCGAGGTGTTGACATTTCAGGGACATATGGGGAGGATGAGGTGAGGCTGATCAGACCAGGCAAGGTGGTTCTGGAGGACAGTGGGAGGGCAGGAAGCTTTGAGATGGGAGATGGTCCAGGGAAGAACTGAAGAGACCTTGAATGCTACTGGAGGGTCTGAGGGACCCATCTACTCACCAGCCAGGGCCTGCAGGCTGGGGAAGCCATGGTAGGTGACATCATCAAGCTGGATGAGCCGAGGTCCGAAGGCCTGGCAGAGCCGTTCTACCATGCCAGTGATGCGAGCAATGTTGTTGTTGGAGGAACAGATGAAGGAGAAGAGGCACTCAATGGGGTCCTGTTGCAGGAGTCGCACACCTGGGGACCAGAAAGGTAGGGGATAGGATACAGACCTACTGTCAGAAGTGGCCTCTTTCCACCCTCAGATCCTGGGCACCAAAGATCTAGAAGGATCCCTGGGGAATGAGGGACTGAGATGTCAGAGAAGGCAATACCAGAGTTCTCATTCCTCATGGCATCGGTGAGGTCTGGGCTATCATTACATTCCACAGACATAGAAACCACAATGTAAACACTATGAGGATGGGgatttgtgtctgttttgttcactgatatattCCCAATCACATAGCagatgttctataaatatttacagaatgaatGACGTCACCTGCCCCAGATCACACAGCCAGGATTTGGTTCACTATCCTGTCAGTACATTCTGGTAATCAGcagaacaataataatagtaataataattactatgtgtcaggccctATTCTAAGCGAAACTTTAGACGTATTAGCTCgtttaatcctcataaaattTTATGAGGTGGGTataatacccattttacagacggtGAAACTGTAAATTTAATCAAATTACAAGAACTCCGATCCCTGCCCCAATCCTTGAATTCACCTTGGAATTTCTGTGAAACCTCTTGGAAGTGGGGGTCTGCAGAACTCCAATGGTGATATAGTTGAGCCAGGCTGACATCCAGCTGGAAGTACTGGTGCACAGTCTTTAGCTCTTCTGGTGTGGGTCTGCCAACCCATCCGTTGTCGTCTCGGTACACAGTACAGTAGAGCTTCTCCTCAGTCTGGGTCAATGTCCATACCCGGTTCGCCAGCACGCCAGTCCAGTGTGCAGGGTCTTGCTCCCTCcacctgagcccccaggcacacAGCAGCCTTGGCACTCAGTTTTCCTTCTTGCACTCTTTGGGGCCCTCCCACCCTACCATAACTCCTCAGAACACtgcactggcttttttttttttttttttttttttaaataatgtaggctccacgctgggcatggagcccaatgctgagcttgaactcacgaccctgagatcaagacttgagtagagatcaagagtcggatggtTAAtcgactcagccactcaggcgtccctgcaCTGGCTTTTTACCTCCACTTTGTAAAGGAGGTAAGTAAACAGGCTCACTACCCGTGCcacagtttcctcttctgtaccCTGAGGTTTCCTCCATCACCCTCATCCTTTACTCCAGACCTACAGTGTCGAGGGGCCCGGAGTCGGGGTCACTCACCGGAAGGACTGTCCGGAGGCCAGAACCAGGTCCAGGCGCAGCTCTGAGCGTGGACAGGGGATGGAGGCCCACAGGGCCGGGAAAGAGGATAGAGTGCGATGTCCCATGCTGCACAGCACCGCGGAGCGAGCTAACCATTCCACGCCAGGCTCCGCCTCACAATCGCCCCGCCCACTCGGTACCCGAGTCCTTTGGCCACAGACCGCGCCCAGGCAGACCCCTTAAGGCCTCGCCCACCAAGCCCTTGCCACTGAGTTTACGTAAGGCCCGCCCAGCTTCATTTAATTCCTCCactccccgcaggccccgcccctcaaGGCCTCCtgagccccgcccctccgcccctcctcctTATATatcctccccgggccccgccccccgggctccCAGCTGCCGACTTAGGGAGCGCGAGCAAACGCACTCTTCCGGCTTCTGCAGGGGGCGGACTCGCTCTCACCGGAAGTAGGACTCAGGCCTGGCTTATTGGGTCCCGAGGTAGCCAATCCGCGGAGAAGTAAGAGGCGCCAATGAGAATAGGGTGTGGCGGCGGGTGGGCGGGTCCCTCCGGGGCGCCGCAGCGGTTGGCGCGCGCTGGGCTCGCCGCCCGCTGTCGGCCTCTCCTCCCGGGCTGTCTGCGCTCGGCACGCCAGGGTGTCCAATCCCCGCGCCCCGCGGACCGGCCGCAGAATGCGCCCTCGGGCTCCAGTCCTCACGGCCTGATCTCAGGGCCCCGGAGTTCCTCAGGGCTTGCCCGCCCGCGGAACCAAAGCCTGTCCCTCACCGTCCTCAGAAAGCCGTTCTCCTTACCGAGCCTCTCCAGTCAGAGATTCGCCCTCTTGACGGAGAATCGGAGCCGAACTTGGCTCGAGGCCCCTGAGGCCCCGTGAGTCGTCTCCACAGCATCTGTCACCTGCGGATCCTGTCTTCGCACTGGCCGGCCGGGCCGCTCTCCTCCAGAAGGCCTCATGGAGCCTCGACTCGGCCGTCAGGCCTCCTCACAGACTCCGCTCCTAGGAGGCCGGGCCCCTCGGACTGCCGCCCCGCCGCTCCCTCGGGTCTCGGGCGTTCCCTCACCAGTACTCgatcctcccctccctgcccagtggggccTGTGGCCCGGAGGCAGCCTCTGCCTCGCCGGGTGTCCAGGGCTGGCTGCCTGGGCCGAGGAAAGATGTGTTACGTAACTTCTTCCCTTGCGGAGGGAGACGGTGAGCGAGGAGCTAGGAGACAGGAGCTGCATCCGGGCCACTTTTCACCTCGTAGCACAGTGGTTTGGGGTTCCTGGGTCTGTAGACTGCAGACTCCAGGACAAGATGTGTGCAGCTGATGTCCGACCCACAGCCCCTGGTAGGGAGCACCACGAGCAGCTCTCCATATCCGACACGCTCCGCTCCCCAGCAGCTGCAAGGCCCGGGGCGGCTACCTCCTGTGGCTCTCCCCTCCAGGCCTGCCTAGCACTTGGAAGGCATTCCTTCAATAACTGAATCGGTAAAGGGGGTGCCAAGGTTGGGAATGAATGACGAGCAATCCTCTACATGCCTGCTGTGGCCCCAGTTAAACAGGGGAAGGTCACAGCTATAGTGACTCTGAAGCACTTGGACTATCCTACTGGCAGAGGACTTGGAGCATCTGAAGTTCACGAAGGGATGGGCGGTAGACTCCTCCTCCAGCAGTTCCACATACTGGTTAAAGAGCCAGCTTTGCAGACAAACAGACATGAATTCAAATCCTACCTCTTCGACTTCCTAGTTGTGGGAAtttaggcaagttacttcatttttctaaacTTCAGTGTCTTTGTGGAGATGACCACCCTACTATTAGTTCTCCCCAGAGTCATGGCAAGGATTACATGAAATTATGTACCtaaaagtgcttagaacaagGCCTGCCACTCAATGCCTGGGAAATGAGAGGTGTCATACTGTCTTTGCTGTTGTCTTACAAATGCAGCATGCACAGCAACCCCTTGAGCCCAATTATTTACCATCCCTGGGGAACTGAACCTCCCTTTTTATCCCTTTGCCCTAGCAGAAGGTAAGAACCAAAGAATTCCAAACAGaccatttattttctaagaatcaatatattttcttcctttgaaataaatacaaaccAGTTTGAAAGGTGGGGGAATCTATGGGAAAAAGGGAAGTGGGGACAGGCCCCAGTCTTTTTTAGTACCAAATGACTCTGGCGCGACCCGGAAACGCAGTTACAAATGAGAATAATTTAAATTCTCCGCTAATTACAGTATTTACAACAGCAGGGGAGGGGGTCACCTAGTGCCCCTCTTCCGGGCTGGACAGACATCAATCCCACGGCTAGGCTGGGCAGATGCCCGCTCACCTCACCACCTGCAGGGGGCCTCAGGCCACTAGGCAGTTACAGATTCTCCTGGACCGAGCAGAGCAGGCAGATGTGGTGGGATGGCCTGTTTTATGCAGTGTCCTAACCTTGGCCCACCACCCTGCACTACAATGCTGTGAGGTCTCTGGAGCTTTCTAGCCAGTGGCGCCTCCCCTCTCCTTACGCAGAGCCACCATGGGCCCTTGGAGTGTTCTGTACAGTCCAGCTGCACTCAGGGCGGGAGGGACCTCCCCCACCCAGCTTCCCCTGAGACTGGCCCCAAGACCAGGAATGAGTCAGTGCAGAGGCCGGTGCCACTCCAGGACAGTGAGCCAAGGGGGAGGAGAGCGGTGGCAGGGCACTGTAGGTTGGGCTGTGCTGGGCATTATCAGTCA
This window of the Canis lupus dingo isolate Sandy chromosome 20, ASM325472v2, whole genome shotgun sequence genome carries:
- the OGG1 gene encoding N-glycosylase/DNA lyase isoform X2 produces the protein MGHRTLSSFPALWASIPCPRSELRLDLVLASGQSFRWREQDPAHWTGVLANRVWTLTQTEEKLYCTVYRDDNGWVGRPTPEELKTVHQYFQLDVSLAQLYHHWSSADPHFQEVSQKFQGVRLLQQDPIECLFSFICSSNNNIARITGMVERLCQAFGPRLIQLDDVTYHGFPSLQALAGWE
- the OGG1 gene encoding N-glycosylase/DNA lyase isoform X1 produces the protein MGHRTLSSFPALWASIPCPRSELRLDLVLASGQSFRWREQDPAHWTGVLANRVWTLTQTEEKLYCTVYRDDNGWVGRPTPEELKTVHQYFQLDVSLAQLYHHWSSADPHFQEVSQKFQGVRLLQQDPIECLFSFICSSNNNIARITGMVERLCQAFGPRLIQLDDVTYHGFPSLQALAGPEVEAQLRKLGLGYRARYVSASARAILEEQGGLPWLQQLRKAPYEEAHKALCTLPGVGTKVADCICLMALDKPQAVPVDVHVWQIAQRDYSWHPSTSQAKGPSPQTNKELGNFFRSLWGPYAGWAQAVLFSADLRQPHRAQEPSAKRRRSTDLES